A window of Methylomonas sp. 11b genomic DNA:
ATGCATTTCAGCGGCGAGTTGGCTGATCTCGAGCCCGGACGTTTACCCAGTGAACTTGAACTACAAAGCATCAAGAATCGGGTTAGGCAGGGCGCCGAATTAGATGGCAATGACCGGGCGGTATTGGCGCGATTGTTGGTTAATGCCGGCTGGCCCCGAGAACCTTGTACCGTGTCGACAAAATTAACTGAAATACTGGGCGTGGCGTTCGACGATGCCGGAGATAGCTCGTATCTGTTGATGAGCCTACTGTCCGGGCGGATATTGACGAGCGGCGGGGATCAATCCAGTCGTTTACCTCCTGGGTCGCTGTTGAAAATTCCGTATGCTGCGGCATTGGCACAAGCCGATGCTGATTTGCTGGGTGCAGAACTGGCGGCGAGCGAGACTGAAAAGCTATTGCAGCGTCGCGAGCAATTTCAAATCGAGCGCTATCGTCTGTTATTGTCGCCGATTAAAGAGCAAAATCTTCCAGCTCAAGTGGCTCCATCGGATCCGCAAGCCTGGCGCTCTTATCTGGGCGAACGCAATGCCGACGGCGATTTTGCCTTACAAGCCAATTTGCCGGAATTGGCCTTGGCGATGCGGGCAGCCTTGCTATCCAAGCCCGATTATTTTCGTGGCTTGAGCCAAAACGGTATCTTGCCCAACTCCACCTTGGCGGGGCAAAGCGAGACAGATAGAAAGCTGTTGCGCCAACTTCAAGTTCTAGCCAAAACCGGCACGGTTTCGACTGTTGACGGCCACCCCTTGGCTGGTCATTTACTGCTGGCCTGGCCGGCTACGAATCCGGTATTTCTGGCGATATTTAGGCAACGCGGCGTCAATGGCGCGTCAATATTAAGTAAAGCCGCAGCCTTGTTAAGAAACTGGCAGCACGACTATCCGGCCCGTTTTGCTGCGGTTAGGGTTAGTTTGTTAACGCCTACCGATCCAGATAGCTGGAATGAGGAGCCGGACTGTCCGTTAGTCGCTAACCAACACGGGCGCTTTACGGTTTGCGGGCAAATCAGGATCGTTTCCAGCGCACGTGGCAGCCGATCCGAGCGGGTGGTGAAAGGTGTTCTGCGACAAACAAACGAACAGGGGCCGACGGTGCTGGAAACCGATGTCGATAGCTATGTGGATGGCGTATTGGCTGCCGAGGCACAAAATCTGGCTGGTAGCGCCCGCGAAGCGATGCGAGCGGTGATCGCCTGGAACGGCAGTCACGGTAACCATAGGCATAATGAATCAAGCTCCCTTTGCGATACCACGCATTGCATGGTCTATCTCGGCGAGTTGCCTGGGAACAAGCTACGTCGTAGCAGTCATATCGATATTGCTTTAATACAGCTTTTGGACCAGTTGGCGACCGAATCCGGATTGAACTGGTTGCCGTTTGCCAACGGCGGCGATCAGCGCTGGCAAAGGCAGCTCTCAAGCGAGGAGTTGCGCCGGGTGTTTACGGAAAATCAAATTCTGGATATTCGCCGCGAACGGCACAAAGATGGCGAGTTGTTTATCAGATTATTTTATCCGACCAGCGAAGAGCTGCTCAGTTGCGAGATTTTTCGCAATACCCTGAAACTACCTTCTTGTCCTGATTCGGTAACAGCTGCCGATGACCAGACTTGGCAATTTACAGGCATAGGTGCCGGGCACGGCCTGGGCTTATCCATCGCCAGAGCTCAAGCTTTGGCGGAGGCAGGTCGTGACGCAGAACAGATTTTGCGCGATGCGTACGGACAGAGCCGTTAGGTCAGGCAGTTAAGCCAGACCTAACGTTTTATTCATCCGGGATCGATCAAGTGATAACGTCAGGCTCGGTTCTGCCAGTACGTTTTTTGACTTCGCACAACTGCTCGGCAATTTCTATTAATTCCGCAAGCGCAACCTGAGCGTCCTGATCGTGCTTGCTGACATCACGCTCATAGCGCTCCAAATAAATACGCAAAGTCGCACCGACCGTACCGGTACCCGACAGCCGGAACACGATACGCGAGCCGTTCACAAAGCCAATGCGGATGCCTTGATTGCTGCTGACGCTACCGTCGACCGGATCGGTGTAACTGAATTCGTCGGCAAACTTGACTTCGTAATCGCCCCAACTTTTACCGGGCAAGCTGCTTAACTGGCTACGCAGATGTTCGACAATGCCGTTGGCAATCTCGGAATCGACCGCTTCGTAATCGTGACGACAGTAAATGTCGCGACCGTATTTTTGCCAGTGTTCATGAACAATGTCTTCCACCGATTCGCGTTTGCGCGCGATTAAATTCAACCAGAACAGCACGGCCCATAATCCATCTTTTTCACGGACATGATTGGAGCCGGAACCGAAGCTTTCTTCGCCGCAGATGGTAATTTTATCGGCATCCAGCAGGTTACCGAAAAATTTCCAGCCGGTTGGGGTTTCGTAGCAAGGCAGACTTAGTTTGTCGGCAACGCGGTCAACCGCTTGACTGGTCGGCATCGAGCGGGCCACACCACTAATGCCTTTGGCGTAAGCTGGGATTAACTTGGCGTTGGCGGCCATAATCGCCAAGCTATCGCTAGGAGTAACGAAGATGTTTGCGCCCATGACCATGTTGCGGTCGCCGTCGCCGTCCGAGGCCGCGCCGAAAGTGGGTGCGTCGGCCCCGAACATGATGTCACAAAGTTCGTGAGCATGGGCCATATTTGGATCGGGATGGCCGCCGCCGAAGTCTTCCAGCGGCACGGCGTTAAATACCGAGCCAGGTGTAGCGCCCAGCGTATCTTCCAGAATATGCTTGGCGTACGGACCGGTGATGGCATGCATCGCATCGAAACGTAGCGTGATGAAGCCGTTATGGATGCTTTGTTTGAGCAGATCGAAATCGAATATCTTGGCCATTAATTCAGCGTAATCGGCTACCGAATCGATAATCCGAATTTTCACGCCGCCTTTTTCGACCTCACCGATAACGTCTAAATCTATGTCGCCGAAACGGGCTTTTTTGTAGCCGGTGATGATTTTGGTATTCTCGTACAGTTTGTCGGTGAACTTTTCCGGAGCCGGGCCACCATTGCTGACGTTGTACTTAATGCCAAAATCTTCTTCAGGGCCGCCGGGATTGTGACTAGCTGATAGAACAATGCCTCCGAACGCATTGTATTTCCTGATAATATTCGATGCGGCAGGAGTGGACAACAAGCCGCCTTGGCCTATAATGAGCTCACCGAAACCGTTGGCTGCCGCCATTTTTATAATAATCTGGATGGCTTTACGGTTAAAGTAGCGGCCATCGCCGCCAATCACCAAGGTTTTGCCCTGAAAATCCTCCAGACTGTCGAAGATGGATTGGACGAAATTCTCCAGATATTTGGGTTGTTGGAAGACTTTGACTTTTTTGCGTAAGCCCGATGTGCCGGGTTTTTGATCATCGTAGGGAGTCGTTTTGGTGATTGTTGTTGTCATATGCTACCCTTTGTAATACCTCGTTTCGAAAGGGTTAAATTACACCAAAACTTTGATTATTTACAGATTGCCATGATAAAGAAAAAATTATTAGGTGTTTTGATTGTGATGGGCTGTACCGTATCGGCGCGCAGTTTCGCTGGAGAGGATGTTTGGTTGCTGGTCGATACGCAGACGCAAAGCATGGAAGTCAGGAAGGGCGACAAGACGGTTGCCGTGCTGGAAAATATCGCCATTGGCCGCAATGGCGCGGGTGAAAAAAATCATCGCGGCGATGACATCACGCCGCTCGGTAACTATCGGATCGGCTGGATAAATGAAAGAAGCGCCTTCCGTAAGTTCTTCGGCTTGACCTATCCCAATGTAGACAATGCCGATAATGCCTTGAAAAAAGGCAAAATCGATCTCGACACTTACGAAGCTATTGCCAGAGCGCATTCTGCCGGACAAATTCCGCCGCAAAATACCGATCTCGGTGGGCAAATCGGTATTCATGGTTTGGGCAGCGGTAGTCTGTCCATCCACAGATCCATGAATTGGACACACGGATGTATCGCGTTGACTAACGATCAAATCGATCAGTTAAGTCAATGGGTAGAAAAAGGGACACTCGTAACGGTGAAATAATGTTGGTAAAATCCAAAAAAATGTTGGACAATTACCACCGTTTTTCATTTATTATTTTTTGAAACCACAATCAAGGGGAAAACCATGATGAGAGCTATTACATTATCAGCAGTTGTTGCAATTGCAGCTTTGGCAACCGGTTGCGCAAGCACTTCAGACCTGGAAGCTTTGGACGCAAGAGTAGGCACTTTGGAAGGCAAAGTTTCTACTGCATCTGCTGACGCTGCTTCTGCTAAAGCCGCTGCTGCTGAAGCTGCTGCAAAAGCTGCTGCTGCTGAAGCTGCTGCTAACCGTGCTGCCCAATATGCTCAAGATACCAACAGCAAATTGGACCGTATGTTCAAAAAATCACAACACAAATAAGCTTTATTGCTGTTGTTGATTTTAAAAAGCCCGTGAGCCGCAAGGCCACGGGCTTTTTTATTGCCTCTATTTCGCAGGTGCCGCTTGGCTTTGAACCACAGGAGGCGTCTGGGTAGGACGCTCATAAATAGCCACCGGAATACCAGTCGCTTTTTCTACTGCCGCTTTTAAAACAGAACCTTTGATTACAGGCATTTGCCCACCATTGGCTTGCTCTATCAAATTCAACGCCGTATGCAAGCGCTGCTCATAGGTTGCCGGCGTTTCTTCCAACTCTGGATACACTTCCATGTACAAGGTATCGTGATACCAGCCCACTTTGATCGATTGATTAACAATATTGACCGTGGTGCCCACTTTAACCATTGGAAAAAACTGCTCAATGTCAGCAGGGTACATCCGCATGCACCCATGACTAACCCGCATGCCAATGCCATTAACAACATTAGTACTGTGAATCAGATAGCCGGGTATCCCTAACTTAAACGCATACAAACCCAAGGGATTATTCGGACCAGGCGGATAATAAGGATCCAGCACATCGCCATCAGCCAAATGCTCGGCAATAATGGATGGCGGCGGCGTCCAGGAAGGCTTGTCGGTTTTGCCGGTAATTTTCGTTTTACCCAACGGCGTTTTCCAGTTATCTTCCCGGCCGATACCGATTGCATAAGTCACAACCCGGCCGGCATCCGCGTAATAGTAAATCCGCATTTCCGGCAAATTAACCACGATCCCTTCTCTTGGCGCATTCGGCAACAAAAAGCTGCTGGGGATGCGCACCTGCGTACCTTCGCGGGGCAACCAGCGGTCCACATAGGGGTTGGCCAATACGATATGATCTTGCCCAAGCCGAAAATTTACCGCGATATCGATCAGAGTGTCTTCATGCTTCGCCGCGACATATTTAACTTCATGCGGCGGATTGCCTATCAGGCTGTCACCCGGCCTATCCGGTGCCGGCAGCGTTAGCGCCGACGCCGCCGTACTGGCTGTCAGCAGCAAACTGAATAACAAACGGGTTTTCATTAGGCGTTACCTTCAGCAGTAAATAATTCAAGCAGACGCGGCAAAAACTGAGCAAGTTCCGCAGTCATAATAGAAAAATCGGCATCAAACTGTTCGACTTCGTCGAATGCCTCGATATCGGCGGCTTGCTCCTGAATAAGATCAAGAAACTTTAGCCGCTTGACAGCCAAGCTCTCGTCCAATACAAACGAAATGCGTTCGGCCCAGCTCATCGCCAACTTAATCACTTGCTTGCCGCTATCCAGATGATTCTTGATTTCCGGCAACGCCAAGTCGTGGCGTTTGCAACGAATAATCGAGCCTTCTTCTTCCGGCGAACGCAGCTCGCACTCGTCTTCGATCAAAATATCTTTCGGCGAGGTGTTGTCGATCAACCATTGCGTCATCACGCTAGCCGGTTTGGCGGTGGCGGTGAGCGGCACTATGGGCAGAGACCCCAAGCATTTACGCAACTGGCTGAGCATGTCTTCGGCTTTTTTAGCCGATGCCGCATCGACGACCAGCCAGCCGCCCTGACTATCGATATAAGCATAGGTTTTCCGTGAAAACGAAAACGCCCGCGGCAACAGTTCGAATATCAATTCGTCCTTGATCCGACTACGCTCTTTCGCTGGTAATTTGCGGGCCTCGCGTTCTTCGATTTCGTTGATGCGTTCTTGCAGCATTTCGTTGATCACCGATGCCGGCACGACCTTTTCTTCCTTCTTGCCGCATAGCATCAAGAAACCGTTATTGGCATGCACCAGTGCGTCCGAGGCCCTGCCTAGCGGCGCAGTCCAGCCAAAACTGAACTCATCATGGCTACCACAAGATCGGAACGGCTGTTGTTGCAGTTTTTGCTCCAAAGCAACAGCATCCAAAGTAAATGGCTCGGTAAAACGGTAGACGGCAAGATTTTTAAACCACATGATATGACTCTTTTTTAAAAACCGGCCATTATCGCAAATTTGCGCAGACCATATAAGCTGACCCGCTTAAAGCCTAGCCAAAAAATGCAGTTTGGCAGCAAATTTGCTTAGCATGTAAACAAGTTATGCACATTAAACTGTTTACGGCAAGATCATAAAACGCTTGACAAAATAACTCGTTGAAATACAAAGCATCATTTGTAAGCTATTGATTATAATCAATTAATTATAATGACTTAATGCTGTACAATTTGAGCCCAGCCCAGCACTACCGGGGAACAGCAAAGGCTTTCTACATTTAATACACAGAGTTATCCACAGCTTCTGTGAATAACTGAATTTACCCAGCCGCAATAATCGCTTAGCGATAAATCCAGAGAAACAACTTTTAATTTGTAGCAGCAAGCAATGTCTTATTGCATGGCAAGGTTTGTTAGAATGACGCGTAGCAAGTCCCTCACTCATAACAAAGCGGTCACATCATGCTGTCAACCTGGGAAAACCTGATACTCGGCGCCCTGGCGCTGCTGCTTTTGTTCTGGATGCAGCCCGGCATCAAAGCCGCAATCGCGCGCAGCAAACAAACACCCTCCGATTGGCCCAGCGTTATTGTGCCCCTGTTGATGGTAGTGATGTTCGTGCTTTTCTTAATAGCAATGGTTTGACATGAACGACGAAGATTACCAAGAAGAATTCGAAGAAGAAGATTATTACGACGAACCCGAGGACGAGTACGACGGCGACAGCGAAGACGAGGAAGCCGATCATTACGCGGTACGCCCCAACAAGACTCGCATCAAAAAAGAAATAGCCGAAGTGTTTGCGATGGCTGAGGAAATTTGCGCGCTATCCCCTGCGCATATCGCCGAATTCGAATTGCCCGAGAGCATAGAACAAGCCATGCGCGATGCCGGCAAGATGGGGCATAACTCCGCCAGAAAGCGCTTGTTGAAATATATCACCGCGCAACTGAGAAAGCTGGATACCGCCGCGATTCATGAAAAATTGGCGCGGATGAAAAACCGCAGCGCCCATGCGGTCAGAGAACATCACCAGGCCGAGCGCTGGCGCGACCAGCTGCTGGCAGCCAATGGCAATCAACAGTTGACCCTATTCATTGAAGAATTTCCTACCGCGGACAGTCAGCACCTGCGCCAGTTACAGCGCAACGCACAGAAAGAAGCCAAGGAAGCCAAACCGCCCAAGTCGGCGCGCTTGCTATACAAGTATCTGAAAGAACTGATTGCCGAGGCATCCGGCCTGCCACCTTTTGAAGAGGACGCGCAGGACAATCAGGATGCAGAGGATTAACTCGCGATCAGTTCCCCAACGCCCGCATCTGGCCCAAGATCCAGCTTTGGCGTTTATGTAAATAAGCGCTGGGCTGATCGGCTTTTAGCAATATAGGGTTCGGCAATGTAGCCGCCAACAGCGCAGCCTGATTGGCAGATAGCTGTTGGGCAGAAACACCGAAATAACGGCGACTGGCCGCTTCTATGCCGAATAAATGATCGCCGAACTCGGCAATATTCAAATACATTTCCAATATCCGCTGCTTATCCCAGATCGCCTCGATCAACAACGTAAACCAAATCTCCAAGGCCTTGCGGCCGAAGTTTTTGGCCGGACTTAAAAACAAATTCTTCGCGACTTGCTGGCTGATCGTACTGGCCCCACGCAGTTTACCGCCGCGCAAATATTGGTTAAAAGCCTTGGCGATGGCGTCAACATCGAAGCCGTTGTGCTGATAGAACAATTGATCTTCGGATGCGATCACCGCAGCAAAGGCGTGCGGCGAAATATGCCGGCGACTGACCCAGCGTTGATCAATACCCTTATAGCGCCGGCCTTCGGCCAGATCATCAACATGCTGATGCAGCATGAACGCCGACGTCGGCGGGGGTAGATACCGCAATACGCCTACCAGCACCAGCGAACTGAGTACAAAAAACAGCGCCGCATAGACCAGTCCGCGCTTGCAACGTTTCAGCAAAGAAAGCGCCGTTTTGGGTTGGCGCCAAAATTGGCGATAGCGAGCCGGATGGCGGAAATGCTTCACGGGCGATTCGAGCGTTGTGACTGGGATGTTTATTATCCATGATTGAACGCGGAATTGACTAACTACGGTTTTTGCGGGAAATGCCGTAAAGCAAAGCCATTATTGTGGCAAATAACATAGAAATTAATATGGTAGCTGTCGATTTTAGCGTAAGCCCCTGAATCATGTAGTCTCAAGGGCTTGGCACGGATATTGTTATATAAAGACCGGTGTCAGGGATGTTTAAGTTCTCTCCCCCGTGAACATGGAAAACAGGACGCCAGGGATACCTGGATAGAAGCGCGGAAAAACGCTTTTATCCAGGCAGGGATGATTCCAAGCTCGTTATGCCTCCTGCCTGCTGCAATATAATCAGTAAAAAGCCAAATCAAATTAGCGATGAGCCGCAGGGCTGAATTGTCCATATGCCCATCCTCTATCCCTAGCGAAGCTTTCGCACGACGATATTCAAAGGTGGCTAACGGCACTGCTCTATCAGCAGTGCCGTCAACCAGTATTGAATTAATACTCCAATTTCAAAGATCCCATGGCGGAAATGGGCGCACCGACGTTGGCTGTAGGCAACCAAGAAGTTGAGCCAGTGTAGTATTCCTTATCCAACAGATTATAGACATTGACTTGCGCCGTCAGACGCGTTTTGCCGATGGGTTGTACATAGGCCAGCATCGCATCCAAGCGAGTATATCCAGGCAATTGATAGGTGTTGGTATTGTCGCCTTCGCGCTTACCGACAACCACCCCGCCCAAGCCAGCCTTAAATTGCTCGGTGAATTGGTAGGTACCCCACAGACTGGCTTGATGCTCGGGCACATTCAACAAACGATTGCCCTGCAAACCGCTGTAATCCTTGGTATATCTGGCGTCGGTGTAGGCATAGGTCGTCACCAGGCTGAATTCGTCGGTGATCTGACCTTTAATATCCA
This region includes:
- a CDS encoding Lpp/OprI family alanine-zipper lipoprotein; its protein translation is MMRAITLSAVVAIAALATGCASTSDLEALDARVGTLEGKVSTASADAASAKAAAAEAAAKAAAAEAAANRAAQYAQDTNSKLDRMFKKSQHK
- a CDS encoding L,D-transpeptidase family protein, with the protein product MIKKKLLGVLIVMGCTVSARSFAGEDVWLLVDTQTQSMEVRKGDKTVAVLENIAIGRNGAGEKNHRGDDITPLGNYRIGWINERSAFRKFFGLTYPNVDNADNALKKGKIDLDTYEAIARAHSAGQIPPQNTDLGGQIGIHGLGSGSLSIHRSMNWTHGCIALTNDQIDQLSQWVEKGTLVTVK
- the rdgC gene encoding recombination-associated protein RdgC, with amino-acid sequence MWFKNLAVYRFTEPFTLDAVALEQKLQQQPFRSCGSHDEFSFGWTAPLGRASDALVHANNGFLMLCGKKEEKVVPASVINEMLQERINEIEEREARKLPAKERSRIKDELIFELLPRAFSFSRKTYAYIDSQGGWLVVDAASAKKAEDMLSQLRKCLGSLPIVPLTATAKPASVMTQWLIDNTSPKDILIEDECELRSPEEEGSIIRCKRHDLALPEIKNHLDSGKQVIKLAMSWAERISFVLDESLAVKRLKFLDLIQEQAADIEAFDEVEQFDADFSIMTAELAQFLPRLLELFTAEGNA
- a CDS encoding L,D-transpeptidase family protein, producing the protein MKTRLLFSLLLTASTAASALTLPAPDRPGDSLIGNPPHEVKYVAAKHEDTLIDIAVNFRLGQDHIVLANPYVDRWLPREGTQVRIPSSFLLPNAPREGIVVNLPEMRIYYYADAGRVVTYAIGIGREDNWKTPLGKTKITGKTDKPSWTPPPSIIAEHLADGDVLDPYYPPGPNNPLGLYAFKLGIPGYLIHSTNVVNGIGMRVSHGCMRMYPADIEQFFPMVKVGTTVNIVNQSIKVGWYHDTLYMEVYPELEETPATYEQRLHTALNLIEQANGGQMPVIKGSVLKAAVEKATGIPVAIYERPTQTPPVVQSQAAPAK
- a CDS encoding alpha-D-glucose phosphate-specific phosphoglucomutase — its product is MTTTITKTTPYDDQKPGTSGLRKKVKVFQQPKYLENFVQSIFDSLEDFQGKTLVIGGDGRYFNRKAIQIIIKMAAANGFGELIIGQGGLLSTPAASNIIRKYNAFGGIVLSASHNPGGPEEDFGIKYNVSNGGPAPEKFTDKLYENTKIITGYKKARFGDIDLDVIGEVEKGGVKIRIIDSVADYAELMAKIFDFDLLKQSIHNGFITLRFDAMHAITGPYAKHILEDTLGATPGSVFNAVPLEDFGGGHPDPNMAHAHELCDIMFGADAPTFGAASDGDGDRNMVMGANIFVTPSDSLAIMAANAKLIPAYAKGISGVARSMPTSQAVDRVADKLSLPCYETPTGWKFFGNLLDADKITICGEESFGSGSNHVREKDGLWAVLFWLNLIARKRESVEDIVHEHWQKYGRDIYCRHDYEAVDSEIANGIVEHLRSQLSSLPGKSWGDYEVKFADEFSYTDPVDGSVSSNQGIRIGFVNGSRIVFRLSGTGTVGATLRIYLERYERDVSKHDQDAQVALAELIEIAEQLCEVKKRTGRTEPDVIT
- the yjgA gene encoding ribosome biogenesis factor YjgA is translated as MNDEDYQEEFEEEDYYDEPEDEYDGDSEDEEADHYAVRPNKTRIKKEIAEVFAMAEEICALSPAHIAEFELPESIEQAMRDAGKMGHNSARKRLLKYITAQLRKLDTAAIHEKLARMKNRSAHAVREHHQAERWRDQLLAANGNQQLTLFIEEFPTADSQHLRQLQRNAQKEAKEAKPPKSARLLYKYLKELIAEASGLPPFEEDAQDNQDAED
- the mtgA gene encoding monofunctional biosynthetic peptidoglycan transglycosylase, with translation MKHFRHPARYRQFWRQPKTALSLLKRCKRGLVYAALFFVLSSLVLVGVLRYLPPPTSAFMLHQHVDDLAEGRRYKGIDQRWVSRRHISPHAFAAVIASEDQLFYQHNGFDVDAIAKAFNQYLRGGKLRGASTISQQVAKNLFLSPAKNFGRKALEIWFTLLIEAIWDKQRILEMYLNIAEFGDHLFGIEAASRRYFGVSAQQLSANQAALLAATLPNPILLKADQPSAYLHKRQSWILGQMRALGN